From Agrobacterium tumefaciens, a single genomic window includes:
- a CDS encoding sigma-70 family RNA polymerase sigma factor, with translation MAKEPEQTEYNFKREMLAALPNLRAFAISLIRSRDRADDLVQDTIMKAWAKQDSYQPGTNMRAWLVTILRNEFYSQIRKSGREVQDTDGAYTARLSVPPEQHGSVDLQDFRSALAKLPDDQREAILLIGASGFAYEEAAEICGCPVGTIKSRVSRARIRLQELLGIENENEFGPDAQTTAATGTASASIR, from the coding sequence ATGGCGAAAGAGCCCGAACAGACTGAATACAATTTCAAACGGGAAATGCTGGCAGCGCTGCCAAATCTGCGTGCTTTCGCTATCTCACTCATCAGGTCCCGCGATCGCGCAGACGATCTCGTTCAGGACACCATCATGAAGGCCTGGGCGAAGCAGGATAGCTATCAGCCCGGCACCAACATGCGTGCCTGGCTCGTCACAATCCTGCGCAACGAATTTTATAGCCAGATTCGCAAGTCCGGCCGTGAAGTGCAGGATACCGACGGCGCCTACACGGCACGTTTGTCAGTCCCGCCGGAACAGCACGGCTCTGTCGACCTTCAGGATTTCCGGTCAGCGCTTGCGAAACTGCCGGATGACCAGCGCGAAGCAATCCTCCTGATCGGTGCCTCAGGTTTTGCCTATGAGGAAGCCGCAGAGATTTGCGGATGCCCTGTAGGCACCATCAAGAGCCGTGTCAGCCGGGCACGCATTCGCTTGCAGGAGCTTCTGGGTATCGAAAACGAAAACGAATTCGGCCCGGACGCGCAGACGACAGCGGCAACGGGAACGGCATCAGCAAGCATCCGCTGA
- a CDS encoding PRC-barrel domain containing protein — translation MTKKLLTITAAALMGATAFAPLAMAQTAQPAPAAPSTEAPAAPSATPMAPTAPPADTNAAASTTGGSYLTEQAENQISANDYIGKAVYTAADESIGNVTNIVMEENGGLVAAVVGVGGFLGIGAKDVAVPMDKITMTRNAENGTIRLTTTETAETLKAAPEFKTLEQKASEQNAAAPAPATDTTTTSATKP, via the coding sequence ATGACCAAGAAACTTCTCACGATCACCGCCGCCGCCCTGATGGGTGCAACCGCATTTGCACCGCTTGCTATGGCGCAGACCGCTCAACCGGCTCCGGCTGCACCCAGCACAGAGGCACCTGCGGCTCCATCCGCGACGCCGATGGCTCCGACAGCGCCACCTGCTGATACCAATGCAGCCGCTTCGACCACCGGTGGCTCTTATCTGACAGAGCAGGCTGAAAATCAGATCAGCGCAAACGACTACATCGGTAAGGCCGTTTACACTGCCGCTGATGAAAGCATTGGTAATGTGACAAATATTGTCATGGAAGAAAACGGTGGGCTTGTCGCGGCCGTGGTTGGTGTCGGTGGCTTCCTTGGTATCGGCGCAAAGGACGTCGCCGTTCCGATGGACAAGATCACGATGACGCGGAATGCCGAAAACGGCACGATCCGTCTGACGACCACAGAAACCGCAGAAACGTTGAAGGCGGCGCCGGAATTCAAGACGCTGGAACAGAAGGCTTCCGAGCAGAACGCGGCAGCCCCGGCGCCAGCGACTGACACCACGACGACCTCTGCTACAAAGCCATAA
- a CDS encoding winged helix-turn-helix transcriptional regulator, with protein sequence MAISRKEVDLDHFDLKIIEALSEDGRMSVLQLAKKVGLSKTPCQTRLKRLVDEGYILGFRAMLNQHKLGVDHIAFTEVKLSDTREKALEEFNAAVRKIKEVEECHMIAGAFDYLLKVRTSDIRKYRRVLGEKISSLPSVANTSTFVVMQSVKEAGI encoded by the coding sequence ATGGCTATATCAAGAAAAGAAGTCGATCTGGATCACTTTGATCTCAAGATCATCGAGGCGCTGAGCGAAGACGGACGCATGTCGGTGCTGCAACTGGCCAAAAAGGTTGGACTTTCAAAGACCCCTTGCCAGACCAGGCTCAAACGTCTGGTGGATGAGGGCTATATTCTGGGCTTCCGCGCCATGCTCAATCAACACAAGCTCGGCGTCGACCATATCGCCTTTACCGAGGTCAAGCTTTCGGACACGCGTGAAAAGGCGCTGGAAGAGTTCAACGCTGCGGTCCGCAAGATCAAAGAGGTCGAAGAGTGCCATATGATTGCGGGCGCTTTCGACTATTTGCTTAAAGTACGAACAAGCGACATTCGCAAATATCGGCGGGTGCTGGGTGAAAAAATATCCAGCCTTCCGTCGGTTGCAAATACATCGACCTTCGTCGTCATGCAGTCGGTCAAGGAAGCCGGCATTTGA
- the nspC gene encoding carboxynorspermidine decarboxylase, translating into MLQTPYYLIDKTKLLHNMEKIAYVREKSGAKALLALKCFATWSVFDFMSQYMDGTTSSSLYEVRLGKEKFAGETHAYSVAYADYEIDEVIANADKIIFNSIGQLERFADKASGITRGLRLNPQVSSSSFDLADPARPFSRLGEWDVAKVEKVMDRISGFMIHNNCENSDFSLFDRMLAQIEERFGSLLSRAEWVSLGGGIHFTGENYPLDQFCDRLKAFSEKYGVQVYLEPGEASITKSTTLEVTVLDTLFNGKNLAIVDSSIEAHMLDLLIYRESAKVSPNNGSHPYMVCGKSCLAGDIFGEFKFDKALAVGDRISFQDAAGYTMVKKNWFNGVKMPAIAIKELDGTVRAVREFDFADYEQSLS; encoded by the coding sequence ATGCTCCAGACGCCTTATTACCTGATCGACAAGACAAAACTCCTCCACAACATGGAGAAGATTGCCTATGTGCGGGAGAAATCCGGCGCCAAGGCGCTTCTGGCGCTGAAATGCTTCGCCACATGGTCTGTGTTCGACTTCATGTCGCAATATATGGACGGCACCACGTCGTCTTCGCTTTACGAAGTTCGTCTGGGCAAGGAAAAGTTTGCGGGTGAGACCCATGCATATTCCGTTGCCTATGCCGATTACGAAATCGATGAAGTCATTGCCAACGCTGACAAGATCATCTTCAATTCGATCGGTCAGCTTGAGCGTTTTGCCGACAAGGCGTCTGGTATTACCCGTGGTCTTCGGCTCAATCCGCAGGTCAGTTCGTCGAGCTTCGACCTCGCAGATCCGGCTCGTCCATTCAGCCGTCTCGGTGAATGGGACGTTGCCAAGGTCGAAAAGGTCATGGACCGTATCTCCGGTTTCATGATCCACAACAATTGCGAAAACAGCGACTTTTCGCTCTTCGATCGGATGTTGGCGCAGATCGAGGAGAGGTTCGGTTCGCTTCTGTCGCGTGCGGAATGGGTCAGCCTGGGCGGAGGCATTCATTTCACTGGCGAGAACTATCCGCTCGACCAATTCTGTGATCGCCTCAAAGCCTTCTCCGAAAAATATGGCGTTCAGGTCTATCTGGAGCCGGGCGAAGCATCGATCACCAAAAGCACCACGCTCGAGGTTACCGTTCTCGATACGCTGTTCAACGGCAAGAACCTTGCCATCGTCGATAGCTCTATCGAAGCGCACATGCTCGATCTCCTGATCTATCGCGAAAGCGCCAAGGTCTCGCCGAACAATGGCAGCCATCCCTATATGGTGTGTGGCAAGTCCTGCCTCGCAGGTGACATTTTTGGCGAGTTTAAATTCGACAAGGCACTGGCGGTTGGCGACCGGATTTCGTTCCAGGACGCTGCCGGTTACACGATGGTCAAGAAGAACTGGTTCAACGGCGTCAAGATGCCGGCAATCGCCATCAAGGAACTGGACGGCACCGTACGCGCCGTTCGTGAATTCGACTTTGCCGATTACGAGCAAAGTCTGTCGTAA
- the galE gene encoding UDP-glucose 4-epimerase GalE: MKKKVLVVGGAGYIGSHTCLLLSERGYEPVVFDNLTNGHEEFVRWGPLEQGDIRDRARLDDVFAKHQPVAVLHFAALIEVGESVKQPVAFYDNNVIGSLNLLSAAIDAGVEAFVFSSTCATYGLPEQVPIDETHRQAPINPYGRTKWVVEQALKDYSTYKGLRSVMLRYFNAAGADFEGRIGEWHTPETHAIPLAIEAALGRRQGFKVFGTDYDTRDGTCVRDYIHILDLADAHVRAVDYLLEGGETVELNLGTGTGTTVKELLATISEVSGRPFPVEYAERRDGDSTTLVANNDKAKEVLGWEPRYTLTDIIKSAWAWHSSRNAPI; the protein is encoded by the coding sequence ATGAAGAAGAAAGTTCTTGTCGTCGGCGGTGCAGGTTATATCGGCTCTCACACATGCCTGCTTTTGTCGGAACGCGGTTATGAACCAGTTGTTTTCGACAACCTCACCAACGGCCATGAAGAGTTTGTCCGCTGGGGACCGCTTGAACAGGGAGATATCCGCGATCGAGCACGCCTCGATGACGTTTTTGCCAAACACCAACCGGTCGCCGTTCTGCATTTCGCAGCGCTGATCGAAGTCGGTGAATCGGTTAAGCAGCCTGTCGCCTTTTATGACAACAACGTCATCGGCTCGCTCAACCTTCTGTCCGCCGCCATCGATGCTGGCGTGGAAGCTTTTGTTTTCTCCTCCACCTGTGCAACCTACGGTCTCCCGGAGCAGGTTCCGATCGACGAGACCCACCGCCAGGCACCCATCAATCCCTACGGCCGCACCAAGTGGGTCGTCGAGCAGGCACTGAAGGATTACAGCACCTATAAAGGGCTACGCTCGGTGATGCTGCGCTACTTCAATGCCGCAGGTGCGGATTTCGAAGGGCGCATCGGCGAATGGCACACGCCGGAAACACACGCCATTCCGCTGGCGATCGAGGCCGCACTCGGACGGCGTCAGGGGTTCAAGGTGTTCGGCACCGACTACGATACACGCGACGGCACCTGCGTTCGAGACTATATCCACATCCTCGATCTCGCGGATGCACATGTGCGGGCTGTCGACTATCTGCTGGAAGGCGGCGAAACAGTCGAGCTTAATCTCGGCACCGGCACGGGAACGACAGTGAAGGAACTACTGGCGACAATCTCTGAAGTGTCGGGGCGTCCTTTCCCCGTCGAATATGCCGAGCGTCGCGATGGCGATTCCACAACGCTCGTGGCGAACAACGACAAAGCGAAGGAAGTCCTGGGATGGGAGCCGCGCTACACTTTGACAGATATAATCAAGTCCGCCTGGGCATGGCACTCTTCGCGTAACGCCCCGATCTGA
- a CDS encoding histidine kinase: MPGPGTRLKDLISSIRRRGAHFFPTASIGTYLVVMATVITLPLILFVGYLMLRLENEKRDDLRRETVEDVRFISRNIDRRLQEITTSLNLLSQFPELESGNLSAFQTRIGESMSREGLYAILATKDGQQRLNTRVPYGQPLAKVAQGADLSSALESRRISVSNLFFGQTSKEWVFNVTLPLDQKLSSAGDALILTQNASDLGRLISTENLPQNWAIAIIDGANRVVVSSSQDMQSGTPFAAPDVVSEMTAFSGNFFDDKGNLYAYAQLPGWQWKAVMWGPMAAGQAALIDTWRQMMIGSLLLVLIAIGGASLVGRQLRTSIRDLTRMAERIGEGEIVAPIDTRIKEANQVAVALSNASFDRSQAEDQLQLLLHELVHRSKNILTLVQAMMRQLGRENTSIPEFQKEVDHRLRGLGMSIRALAEVQWQGLPIHKLIETHLDVFGSVSGRVILDGTDFMLSPEAAQNFGLVLHELTTNSIKYGALSTSHGKITLHWKTFEKDGQDMVLVQWSESGGPPASQPTRKGFGTTVIKRHAEGAFGGQVVTDYLATGFVWTLEAPMRYFVPKQSEQFGTQ, encoded by the coding sequence ATGCCTGGACCCGGCACGAGACTAAAAGACCTGATCAGCAGCATCCGCCGACGTGGTGCTCATTTCTTCCCGACAGCCTCTATCGGCACCTATCTGGTGGTGATGGCGACGGTGATCACGCTACCGCTTATCCTCTTTGTCGGATATCTGATGTTGCGGCTCGAAAACGAGAAACGCGACGATCTGCGCCGGGAAACCGTGGAAGACGTCAGGTTCATCAGCCGCAACATAGACCGAAGGCTTCAGGAAATAACCACCTCGCTGAACCTGCTATCGCAATTTCCCGAACTGGAAAGCGGCAATCTCTCCGCGTTTCAGACGCGTATAGGCGAAAGTATGAGCCGAGAGGGTCTTTACGCCATTCTGGCGACAAAGGATGGCCAACAGCGGCTCAATACCCGCGTTCCCTACGGTCAACCCCTGGCAAAAGTTGCTCAAGGCGCCGATCTTTCCAGTGCACTCGAGTCGCGGCGCATCTCTGTCTCGAACCTGTTTTTCGGACAGACGAGCAAAGAATGGGTGTTCAACGTCACCTTGCCGCTGGATCAGAAGCTCTCTTCAGCGGGAGACGCGCTGATCCTGACGCAGAACGCGAGTGATCTTGGCAGGCTGATTTCAACTGAAAACCTGCCACAGAACTGGGCGATCGCCATCATCGACGGCGCGAACCGCGTTGTGGTGTCCAGCAGTCAGGATATGCAGTCCGGCACGCCTTTTGCGGCGCCTGACGTCGTCTCCGAAATGACGGCATTCAGTGGAAACTTTTTTGACGACAAGGGGAATCTCTACGCCTATGCCCAGTTACCGGGCTGGCAATGGAAGGCCGTGATGTGGGGGCCTATGGCGGCAGGTCAGGCCGCACTGATCGACACATGGCGTCAGATGATGATCGGCAGTCTTCTGCTGGTGTTGATCGCGATTGGCGGCGCTTCTCTCGTCGGACGACAATTGCGTACATCCATCCGCGACCTAACGCGCATGGCTGAACGGATCGGCGAGGGAGAAATTGTCGCCCCTATCGACACGCGTATCAAGGAAGCAAATCAGGTTGCCGTCGCACTCTCAAATGCCTCATTCGACCGCAGTCAGGCAGAGGACCAGTTGCAGCTTCTGCTTCATGAACTCGTGCACCGGTCCAAGAATATCCTGACGCTGGTGCAGGCGATGATGCGGCAATTGGGACGGGAGAACACCAGCATACCCGAATTCCAGAAAGAGGTGGATCACCGCTTGCGCGGTCTCGGTATGTCGATCAGGGCCCTGGCGGAAGTGCAATGGCAAGGACTGCCAATCCACAAATTGATCGAAACCCATCTGGACGTTTTCGGCAGCGTCTCAGGGCGAGTCATCCTCGATGGCACCGACTTTATGCTGTCGCCGGAAGCTGCACAGAACTTCGGCCTCGTCTTGCACGAACTGACCACGAACTCGATCAAATATGGCGCACTCTCCACATCACACGGTAAGATCACCTTGCACTGGAAGACGTTTGAAAAAGACGGGCAGGACATGGTGCTGGTGCAATGGAGCGAATCCGGCGGACCACCGGCGTCGCAGCCCACCCGCAAGGGTTTCGGAACCACAGTTATCAAACGACACGCGGAGGGCGCGTTTGGCGGACAGGTGGTCACCGACTATCTCGCGACGGGTTTCGTCTGGACGCTGGAAGCACCGATGCGTTATTTCGTGCCTAAACAGTCAGAGCAATTCGGGACGCAATAA
- a CDS encoding DUF883 family protein, with protein sequence MASARDVNDKIQQSLENGDAADVAAQLAQLREDLANLAKSVKALGVGASHELKAQAARVADDALTASGEMADNVRNEISSLNDSLTDQVQKNPLQSLGLAVAAGFVLALLTRR encoded by the coding sequence ATGGCAAGCGCACGCGACGTAAACGACAAGATCCAGCAATCCCTCGAAAATGGCGACGCCGCCGATGTGGCAGCACAGCTTGCACAGCTTCGCGAGGACCTTGCCAATCTTGCCAAGAGCGTGAAAGCGCTTGGCGTTGGCGCCTCGCATGAATTGAAAGCGCAAGCGGCCCGTGTCGCGGACGATGCTCTTACGGCCTCTGGCGAGATGGCCGACAATGTTCGTAACGAGATTTCGTCGCTGAATGATAGCCTGACCGACCAGGTTCAGAAAAACCCACTTCAATCGCTCGGCCTTGCCGTTGCGGCTGGCTTTGTCCTTGCTTTGCTGACACGTCGATAA
- a CDS encoding saccharopine dehydrogenase family protein gives MKKNVLIIGAGGVAQVVAHKCAQNSDVLGDIHIASRTLEKCRKIVESVREKKSLKTDVKLEAHALDAMDIEATKALIKKTGVQIVINVGSAFVNMSVLRACMDTGVAYMDTAIHEDPTKICETPPWYGNYEWKRAAECKEKGITAILGVGFDPGVVNAYARLAKDEYFDKVTSVDIVDINAGSHGRWFSTNFDPEINFREFTGVVYSWQNGQWQTNQMFEVGQEFDLPVVGKQKAYMTGHDEVHSLSRNMDGADVRFWMGFGDHYINVFTVLKNLGLLSEKPVKTAEGLEVVPLKVVKAVLPDPSSLAPDYVGKTCIGDIVKGIKDGKEREVFIYNVADHKEAYEEVGSQGISYTAGVPPVAAAMLIATGEWDVKQMANVEELPPQPFLNILNKIGLPNRIKDENGDRALTF, from the coding sequence ATGAAGAAGAACGTTCTCATCATCGGCGCCGGTGGCGTAGCACAGGTCGTGGCGCATAAGTGCGCCCAGAACAGCGATGTATTGGGAGACATTCATATTGCGTCACGCACACTTGAAAAGTGCCGCAAGATTGTCGAGTCCGTACGCGAAAAGAAGAGCCTCAAGACTGATGTAAAACTTGAGGCTCATGCGCTTGACGCGATGGATATCGAGGCGACGAAAGCCTTGATAAAGAAAACCGGCGTTCAGATCGTCATCAATGTCGGTTCAGCTTTCGTCAATATGTCCGTTCTTCGTGCCTGCATGGATACGGGTGTTGCTTACATGGATACCGCGATCCACGAAGATCCGACCAAGATCTGCGAAACGCCGCCATGGTACGGTAACTACGAATGGAAGCGCGCAGCGGAATGCAAGGAAAAGGGCATCACCGCGATCCTCGGCGTTGGTTTCGATCCGGGTGTTGTCAACGCTTACGCCCGTCTCGCCAAGGATGAGTACTTCGACAAGGTCACGTCTGTTGATATCGTTGATATCAATGCCGGCAGCCATGGCCGCTGGTTCTCGACCAACTTTGACCCGGAAATCAACTTCCGTGAATTCACCGGCGTTGTCTATTCCTGGCAGAATGGCCAGTGGCAGACGAACCAGATGTTCGAAGTCGGTCAGGAATTCGATCTGCCGGTCGTTGGCAAACAGAAGGCCTACATGACCGGTCACGATGAGGTGCATTCGCTGTCCAGGAACATGGACGGCGCAGACGTTCGCTTCTGGATGGGCTTTGGAGATCACTACATCAACGTCTTCACCGTTTTGAAGAACCTCGGTTTGTTGTCCGAAAAGCCGGTCAAGACAGCGGAAGGTCTGGAAGTCGTGCCGCTCAAGGTGGTCAAGGCTGTCCTGCCCGACCCGTCCTCGCTGGCGCCGGACTACGTCGGCAAGACCTGCATCGGCGATATCGTCAAGGGTATCAAGGATGGCAAGGAGCGCGAAGTCTTCATCTATAACGTAGCCGACCACAAGGAAGCCTACGAGGAAGTCGGTTCTCAGGGCATTTCTTATACGGCTGGTGTCCCACCGGTTGCTGCTGCCATGCTTATTGCCACTGGCGAATGGGATGTGAAGCAGATGGCAAACGTTGAAGAGCTGCCACCCCAGCCATTCCTCAACATCCTGAACAAGATCGGCTTGCCGAACCGCATCAAGGACGAAAACGGCGACCGCGCCCTGACGTTCTGA
- a CDS encoding sensor histidine kinase — translation MHRLAWHNADRDEGELHDSLVLALLDSGETVMLQDSNRDYIFVANLPDVWRLPANSPPTDESLFGSDLSERLADLKKDMVAAGSRGMLEVNAGANRVFQFQVYSTVNQSNQAVLKTTIREVTLERRREQLLRSLLREVSHRSKNLLAIIQSLAAQTARFSLTKDDFLRKFRGRLHALAQSQDLITDSDWRGARIFELLRQQFDLYVPEYPNLIRMEGDDLLLNPNGALYIGLAFHELVVNTVSHSGNLAYHLPISLQCRRDGEFYIVEWTEPVMASKEPVEARRSNFGSVVLEKVVPAALSGTAEYQLSPERVFYKLRFPASDTTEP, via the coding sequence TTGCATCGGCTGGCATGGCACAATGCGGACAGGGATGAGGGAGAACTCCATGACTCTCTCGTTCTTGCATTGCTCGATTCCGGTGAGACAGTCATGCTTCAGGATAGCAACAGGGACTATATCTTTGTTGCCAACTTGCCTGACGTATGGCGCTTGCCCGCCAATTCCCCGCCAACGGATGAAAGTCTGTTTGGCAGCGACCTTTCGGAGCGGCTTGCCGACCTCAAGAAGGATATGGTGGCTGCTGGAAGTCGCGGGATGCTGGAAGTGAACGCGGGTGCAAACCGGGTGTTTCAATTCCAGGTCTATTCCACGGTCAACCAGTCGAACCAGGCTGTGCTGAAGACCACGATCCGGGAAGTGACGCTGGAGCGGCGACGTGAGCAACTGCTCAGGTCGCTGCTACGCGAGGTCAGCCATCGTTCCAAGAACCTGCTTGCAATCATTCAGAGCCTTGCGGCGCAGACGGCGCGTTTCAGTCTCACTAAGGATGATTTCCTCCGTAAGTTCAGGGGGCGTTTGCATGCGCTCGCCCAAAGCCAGGATCTGATTACGGACTCGGATTGGCGTGGAGCTCGTATCTTTGAGCTTCTTCGCCAGCAATTCGATCTCTATGTGCCGGAGTACCCGAACCTTATCCGCATGGAGGGAGACGACCTCCTTCTCAATCCAAATGGTGCCCTTTATATCGGACTGGCCTTTCACGAACTGGTCGTCAACACGGTCAGTCACAGTGGAAATCTCGCCTATCACCTGCCCATCTCATTACAGTGTCGGCGGGACGGGGAGTTCTATATCGTCGAGTGGACTGAACCCGTCATGGCCTCCAAGGAGCCAGTCGAAGCACGTCGAAGCAACTTCGGCAGTGTTGTGCTGGAAAAGGTCGTGCCCGCGGCTCTGTCTGGAACGGCAGAGTATCAGCTTTCGCCAGAACGCGTGTTCTACAAGCTCAGGTTCCCGGCCTCAGATACAACCGAACCATAA
- a CDS encoding DEAD/DEAH box helicase produces the protein MTDTQGIAPAIAQALEKRGYKDLTPVQKAMLAPELDGQDALVSAQTGSGKTVAFGIAIAPTLLQQNGRFGSAGAPLGIAIAPTRELAMQVKRELEWLYEFTGVSIASCVGGMDIRSERRALERGAHIIVGTPGRLCDHIKRGALDLSTIRAVVLDEADEMLDLGFREDLEFILEESPADRRTLMFSATVSRSIAKLAESYQKNAVRIATASEQKQHNDIEYRALLVTPADRENAIINALRFYEARNTIVFCSTRANVNHLTARLNNRGFSVVALSGELSQNERTHALQAMRDGRARVCVATDVAARGIDLPGLELVIHADLPTNSETLLHRSGRTGRAGQKGVSAIIVPVSQRRKAERLLEGAKVSPTWVRPPSVEEIIERDGTRLLADPSLNEAVADDERDFVNRLLEQHGAEKVAAAFVRLYHAGRSAPEDITEVSLDNSRKPRRDSFEHVENNAPRRERSDFSDSAWFSLSVGRKQSAEPRWLIPMLCRFGKITRQDIGAIRMQQSETYVELAADAVDRFTSAIGKDMTLEKGIRLKALEGKPEMTGGHREDTRPAKAQRKFERPDFKKNESSGDDRKGDDKPWKKKKPFGDKPKFEGKKDKPFEKRPPKHKKS, from the coding sequence ATGACAGACACCCAGGGTATCGCCCCGGCGATTGCACAGGCGTTGGAGAAACGCGGTTATAAAGATTTGACGCCGGTACAGAAGGCGATGCTTGCGCCTGAGCTGGACGGACAGGACGCGCTGGTTTCCGCCCAGACGGGCTCTGGCAAGACAGTTGCTTTCGGCATTGCCATTGCGCCGACGCTGCTCCAGCAGAACGGCCGTTTCGGTTCGGCAGGCGCGCCGCTCGGCATCGCTATCGCTCCGACACGCGAACTTGCCATGCAGGTGAAGCGCGAGCTGGAATGGCTTTACGAATTCACCGGTGTTTCCATCGCTTCCTGCGTTGGCGGCATGGACATTCGCTCGGAGCGTCGGGCGCTGGAACGCGGCGCGCACATCATCGTCGGAACTCCTGGACGTCTTTGCGACCATATCAAGCGCGGTGCGCTTGACTTGTCGACTATCCGCGCCGTCGTACTCGATGAAGCAGACGAGATGCTGGACCTCGGTTTCCGTGAGGATCTGGAGTTCATCCTGGAAGAATCGCCGGCGGACCGCCGCACGTTGATGTTCTCGGCAACCGTTTCGCGCAGCATCGCCAAGCTTGCCGAAAGCTACCAGAAGAATGCGGTACGCATCGCCACTGCCTCTGAGCAGAAGCAGCATAACGACATCGAATATCGCGCCCTGCTGGTGACACCCGCCGACCGCGAGAATGCCATCATCAATGCGCTGCGGTTTTACGAAGCACGCAACACCATCGTGTTCTGTTCCACGCGCGCCAACGTGAACCACCTGACGGCACGGCTTAACAATCGCGGCTTCTCTGTCGTGGCGCTTTCGGGTGAGCTCAGCCAGAACGAACGTACCCACGCGCTTCAAGCCATGCGTGACGGCCGCGCTCGCGTCTGCGTCGCAACGGACGTTGCAGCCCGCGGCATCGACCTTCCTGGCCTGGAACTCGTGATCCATGCCGATCTTCCAACCAATTCCGAAACGCTGCTGCACCGGTCAGGTCGTACGGGACGCGCCGGCCAGAAGGGCGTCAGCGCCATCATCGTGCCCGTCAGCCAGCGCCGCAAGGCGGAACGCCTGCTGGAAGGCGCGAAGGTAAGCCCAACCTGGGTTCGCCCCCCATCGGTTGAAGAGATCATCGAACGTGACGGCACGCGTCTTCTGGCAGATCCCTCACTCAACGAGGCTGTGGCCGACGATGAACGCGATTTCGTCAACCGGCTTCTGGAACAGCACGGCGCAGAAAAAGTCGCTGCTGCCTTCGTGCGCCTCTACCACGCCGGACGCTCGGCACCGGAAGACATCACGGAAGTCTCGCTGGACAACAGCCGCAAACCGCGCCGAGACAGCTTTGAGCACGTCGAAAACAACGCGCCGCGTCGTGAGCGTTCCGATTTCTCGGACAGCGCCTGGTTCTCGCTCTCTGTAGGTCGCAAGCAAAGCGCCGAGCCGCGTTGGCTGATCCCCATGCTCTGCCGCTTCGGCAAGATCACTCGCCAGGATATCGGCGCGATCCGCATGCAGCAGTCAGAGACCTATGTGGAACTGGCAGCCGACGCCGTGGACCGTTTTACCTCCGCCATCGGCAAGGACATGACGCTCGAAAAGGGTATTCGTCTGAAGGCGCTGGAAGGCAAACCGGAAATGACCGGTGGACATCGTGAAGACACGCGCCCTGCCAAGGCGCAGCGCAAATTCGAAAGACCCGACTTCAAAAAGAATGAGTCCTCGGGCGACGATCGCAAAGGCGACGACAAGCCCTGGAAGAAGAAAAAGCCTTTCGGCGACAAGCCGAAATTTGAGGGCAAGAAAGACAAGCCTTTCGAAAAGCGCCCACCAAAGCACAAGAAAAGCTGA
- a CDS encoding response regulator: MSVSTRIAPHLPYLRRFARAVCGSQSTGDAYVAATLEALIADIEIFPKTSSDRVSLYQLFVSIFSSVTINIKTDENLSGWEKRASANLSAVPAVPRQAFLLTTVEEFSPSEAAEVLNVSEEEVSELIDEAASEIARQVATDIMIIEDEPLIAMDIEQMVTDLGHRVTGIARTHTEALELFHKTQPKMILADIQLADGSSGLDAMKDILQMTSMPVIFITAFPERLLTGERPEPTFLVTKPFNPDMVKALISQALFFNESSRVAA; encoded by the coding sequence ATGTCAGTTTCTACACGCATCGCACCGCACCTGCCTTATCTTCGCAGGTTCGCTCGTGCCGTTTGCGGTTCACAATCTACGGGCGACGCTTATGTCGCTGCTACGCTGGAAGCGTTGATCGCCGATATCGAGATCTTTCCGAAGACAAGCAGTGACCGTGTCTCGCTTTATCAATTGTTTGTATCGATTTTTAGTTCCGTTACGATCAACATAAAGACGGACGAAAATCTCTCTGGATGGGAAAAACGCGCATCGGCTAATCTGTCTGCCGTGCCGGCCGTTCCTCGTCAGGCATTCCTTTTGACCACGGTCGAAGAGTTCTCGCCGTCAGAAGCCGCCGAGGTTCTGAACGTGTCAGAAGAAGAGGTCAGCGAACTGATTGACGAGGCCGCCTCGGAAATCGCCCGTCAGGTGGCGACCGATATCATGATCATCGAAGATGAGCCGTTGATCGCGATGGATATCGAGCAGATGGTCACCGATCTTGGGCACCGGGTGACCGGCATCGCCCGGACGCACACGGAAGCGTTGGAGCTGTTCCACAAGACGCAGCCGAAGATGATCCTTGCCGATATCCAGCTTGCCGACGGTAGTTCTGGTCTGGACGCCATGAAGGACATCCTTCAGATGACCTCCATGCCGGTGATTTTCATTACGGCGTTTCCTGAGCGGCTTCTCACGGGTGAGCGTCCGGAGCCGACCTTCCTTGTTACCAAGCCTTTCAACCCGGATATGGTTAAGGCGCTGATCAGCCAGGCCCTGTTCTTTAATGAAAGCTCTCGCGTCGCGGCATAA